The Candidatus Zixiibacteriota bacterium genome window below encodes:
- a CDS encoding helix-turn-helix transcriptional regulator codes for MIKRIREDQKISLERLSKTCGFSVNHLKRIENGHKPSSETLKKIAYVLKVDFAFLKFFMDSAWKKRNRTKPNRKKR; via the coding sequence GTGATCAAAAGAATAAGAGAGGACCAGAAAATAAGTCTGGAGAGATTGTCTAAAACTTGCGGGTTTAGTGTTAACCATCTGAAGAGAATAGAAAACGGGCACAAGCCCAGCTCAGAAACCTTGAAGAAGATAGCTTATGTGCTTAAAGTGGATTTTGCTTTTCTGAAGTTTTTCATGGACTCAGCCTGGAAAAAAAGAAATAGAACAAAACCTAACCGGAAAAAGCGATGA